A single region of the Leptodactylus fuscus isolate aLepFus1 chromosome 5, aLepFus1.hap2, whole genome shotgun sequence genome encodes:
- the LOC142202300 gene encoding olfactory receptor 1468-like, whose amino-acid sequence MERLDGSGDLVSLLSIIFSACYITLNINDPYKVLSSISMHKTENATNLTVVTEFLLLGFQGSQLLRNILFLLSLLVFAATICGNLLIITLVSTSKILHTPMYFFISQLSISDILLTTVIVPNLLHILLVNGGTISFIGCITQFYFFSVSEEFECLFLTVMSYDRYVAICNPLRYSSIMATEYCVKLVVVSWILCFIVSVTVAITLSRLNFCGPNIIDHFFCDTLPLADIACSDASIVHLEMYLLSVPLVIVPTLIIIQCYVTIIGNILRIPSSTGRQKAFSTCSSHLIVVSIFYWTLFSVYVFPTKGQSSIISKILSMLYTVFTPLVNTIIYSLRNKDIKKAVQKTLQHIP is encoded by the exons ATGGAACGACTTGAT GGATCAGGAGATTTGGTTTCCTTATTATCAATTATTTTCTCAGCCTGTTACATTACACTCAATATCAATGACCCTTACAAGGTATTAAGCTCTATTTCGATGCATAAAACTGAAAATGCT ACAAATCTGACTGTGGTCACAGAGTTTTTACTTTTAGGATTTCAAGGCAGCCAACTTTTAAGAAACATCCTATTCCTTCTTTCCCTTCTTGTTTTTGCTGCaacaatatgtgggaacctcctgatcatcaccctggtgtccaccagtaagatcctccacaccccaatgtacttcttcatctcacaactctccatcagtgacatcttaCTGACCACAGTTATTGTCCCCAACCTGCTCCATATTCTTCTGGTGAATGGGGGAACCATCAGTTTTATTGGTTGTATCactcagttttatttttttagtgtCTCAGAAgaatttgagtgtcttttcctcACAGTGATGTCTTacgacagatatgtggccatctgtaatcctctcCGCTATAGTTCTATTATGGCGACTGAATATTGTGTAAAGTTGGTTGTCGTAAGTTGGATTTTGTGTTTTATTGTTTCAGTCACTGTTGCCATAACATTATCAAGGCTGAatttctgtggaccaaatatcattgaccatttcttctgtgatacTCTCCCTTTAGCAGACATTGCCTGTTCTGACGCCTCCATTGTTCACCTAGAGATGTATTTACTGAGCGTTCCTCTAGTGATTGTTCCTACTCTAATAATTATACAATGTTATGTGACTATTATTGGTAACatcttaaggatcccatccagtactggtagacagaaagccttctccacctgtagctcccacctcattgtggtctccatattctactggaCTTTATTCAGTGTTTATGTTTTCCCAACAAAGGGACAATCGTCGATCATCAGTAAGATCTTATCCATGCTATATACGGTGTTTACTCCATTGGTCAacaccattatatacagtctgaggaataaagacATTAAGAAGGCCGTACAGAAAACACTTCAACATATACCTTGA
- the LOC142202301 gene encoding olfactory receptor 10A7-like → MDTSNTNLTVLTEFFLLGFSDNQLLRIFYFFLFLVIFSGTICGNLLIITLVSTSKILHTPMYFFISQLSISDILLPTDIVPNLLHILLNNGGTISFIGCMTQLYFFSVSEVFECLLLTVMSYDRYVAICNPLRYTSIMTGTYCMRLAAMCWLISIIVSFVDTTTPSMLIFCGPNIIDHFFCDLVPIMEIACSDTFVVQLEMYLLSFPLVIAPSIIIIVCYINITGNILRIPSSTGRQKAFSTCSSHLIVVSIFYWSMFGVYVFPTRGQSSAISKILSLLYTVFTPFINPIIYSLRNKDIRKAVQYTVTYITWL, encoded by the exons atggatacaTCCAAT ACAAATCTGACTGTGCTCACAGAGTTTTTCCTCTTAGGATTTTCAGACAACCAACTTTTAAGGATATTCTACTTTTTCTTGTTTCTAGTTATTTTTTCGgggacaatatgtgggaacctcctgatcatcactctggtgtccaccagtaagatcctccacaccccaatgtacttcttcatctcacaactctccatcagtgacatcttgttacccacagatattgtccccaacCTGCTCCACATCCTACTGAATAATGGAGGAACCATCAGTTTTATCGGTTGTATGACTCAGTTGTATTTTTTCAGCGTCTCAGAAGTATTTGAATGTCTTCTCCTCACTGTGATGtcttatgacagatatgtggccatctgtaatcccctcCGTTACACCTCTATAATGACAGGCACATATTGTATGAGGTTGGCTGCCATGTGTTGGCTAATATCTATTATAGTTTCATTTGTTGATACTACAACACCATCAATGCTGATCTTCTGTGGACcgaatatcattgaccatttcttctgtgatcttGTCCCTATCATGGAAATTGCTTGTTCTGACACCTTTGTTGTCCAGCTTGAGATGTATTTACTGAGCTTTCCTTTAGTAATTGCACCTAGTATAATCATTATAGTATGTTATATTAATATTACTGGTAACatcttaaggatcccatccagtactggtagacagaaagccttctccacctgtagctcccacctcattgtggtctccatattctactggTCTATGTTCGGAGTTTATGTTTTTCCAACAAGAGGACAATCATCAGCCATCagtaagatcctctccctgctatatactgtgtttacgcCTTTCATAaatcccattatatacagtctgaggaataaagacATTAGGAAAGCCGTGCAGTATACAGTTACGTACATCACTTGGCTGTAA